A region of Aquarana catesbeiana isolate 2022-GZ linkage group LG08, ASM4218655v1, whole genome shotgun sequence DNA encodes the following proteins:
- the LOC141106605 gene encoding uncharacterized protein: protein MMLSVGGRGCALLLREVNGTELRAMEANCTNLTERILRLTLEIIYLLTGEDNIVAKKTSVDGQNPIMVPLHFLLTSEISNDKKILEVTQKIIELLTGEVSRSFYNPLEGHKVDNIKVEDNGVEEEWVRGDRPRKVEEIHPEIKTDGSSNRNPLVRCPCPLYSRDSTQEDHTIPHHDQGDDLKTEVKAEDTYVMGDQLSVKEAEMMMTITKEEHSLDISTGGHGGWSTSEGHLILPSDYNEDNGMAQYSPEGLGTPYIHHGFDDMESSADSFIFEESNDKPRTAIPNVQESCHSGDESPDPSIPEEYSYNTLDTVNPINHTAEHPFPCSECGKGFKSKKVLRIHLMGHAGKKIYSCPECENLYLSNCGLVAHKRLHAGEKDFKCPECGECFGLKSQLTAHQKVHSEPFSCSECEKTFRKRQQLTRHQRTHTGEKPYSCSECGKSFTLRMHLKRHHLVHTGVKPFSCPECWKSFSTKANRDNHLRIHTGEKPYSCPNCCKHFARRETLVVHQRNHCKSSRGLAKAE from the exons ATGATGCTGAGCGTGGGGGGGAGGGGATGTGCACTATTGTTGCGGGAAGTGAATGGGACAGAGTTACGAGCAATGGAGGCAAACTGCACTAACCTGACGGAGAGGATATTAcggctcaccctggagatcatctacctgctgaccggggag GATAACATAGTTGCGAAAAAGACATCGGTGGATGGACAAAACCCCATTATGGTTCCACTACATTTCTTGCTAACTTCAGAGATAAGCAATgacaagaagattctagaagtaacccagaagatcattgagctgctaacaggagag gtttccCGATCTTTTTATAACCCACTGGAAGGTCACAAAGTCGACAATATTAAAGTAGAAGATAATGGAGTAGAGGAGGAATGGGTGAGGGGTGATCGGCCAAGGAAAGTGGAGGAGATCCATCCAGAGATCAAAACAG atggatccagtaacagaaatccACTAGtgagatgtccctgtcctctgtattcccgggattccacacaggaggatcacaccatccctcaccatgatCAG GGGGATGATTTGAAAactgaggttaaagcagaagacaCATATGTGATGGGTGATCAGCTGTCTGTGAAGGAAGCTGAAATGATGATGACAATTACCAAGGAGGAACATTCTCTAGATATCAGCACAG GTGGACACGGTGGCTGGAGTACTTCAGAGGGACATCTTATTTTACCTTCAGATTATAATGAAGATAATGGCATGGCACAATATTCTCCAGAAGGCCTTGGCACCCCATATATACATCACGGATTTGATGACATGGAGAGCTCAGCAGATTCTTTTATATTTGAAGAATCCAATGACAAACCACGTACTGCTATCCCAAATGTCCAGGAAAGCTGTCACAGTGGAGATGAATCGCCAGATCCTTCAATTCCCGAGGAATATTCTTATAATACTTTGGATACAGTTAACCCAATAAATCACACAGCCGAGCATCCatttccatgttcagagtgcgggaaaggttttaaAAGCAAGAAAGTGCTCCGCATACATCTTATGGGCCATGCTGGCAAGAAGATATACTCTTGCCCAGAGTGCGAAAATTTGTACCTTTCAAATTGTGGCCTGGTAGCACACAAGAGACTTCATGCCGGCGAAAAGGACTTCAAGTGTCCTGAGTGTGGAGAGTGTTTCGGCCTCAAATCACAACTCACTGCTCACCAGAAAGTCCACTCTGAGCCCTTCTCCTGTTCTGAGTGTGAGAAAACCTTCAGAAAAAGACAACAACTCACTCGGCACCAGAGAAcgcacacaggggaaaagccctaCTCGTGTTCTGAGTGTGGAAAGTCTTTCACTCTCAGAATGCACCTCAAAAGACACCATTTGGTCCACACTGGAGTGAAGCCCTTTTCTTGTCCCGAGTGTTGGAAATCCTTCTCCACTAAAGCAAACCGTGACAATCATTTAAGGATTCACACTGGTGAGAAGCCTTATTCTTGCCCAAATTGCTGTAAACACTTTGCGCGGAGAGAGACACTGGTTGTCCACCAAAGAAACCACTGTAAAAGTTCCAGAGGCCTTGCAAAAGCTGAATAG
- the LOC141106617 gene encoding uncharacterized protein, whose protein sequence is MMENQLHLTSPDGSSNRNPPERCPHPLYSRDSTQEDHTIPHYYKGEKMIDMKIEVKAEEELYMRDDQLSMKETEMKLEITKKESSLDISTGGGWSTPERHFFLSQDCNKEDNGMAQYSSEVSLGTQYIHHRFDQVERSTDPFNSEESNDKSQTIIPNVQSSCHSADGSPDPSNPEESCIHLDTCTKRGNEILPSESVHNIGNQKVEFQLLCPECGKGFKMKRSLHIHQMSHTGKKIYSCPDCEKLYITYCGLVAHKKLHAGEKPYTCFKCEASFRLRSQLTAHQKVHYEQKPFSCSECEKSFMTKQELVHHQRTHTGEKPFPCSECGRSFARTSQLKRHYRVHTGEKHFSCSECHKCFSTKMIRDSHMRVHTGERPYSCPDCCRCFTQKGALTVHQKKHHHTSRDC, encoded by the exons atgatggagaacCAGCTGCACCTCACATCACccg atggatccagtaataggaacccaccagagagatgtccccatcctctgtattcccgggattccacacaggaagaccACACCATCCCTCACTATTATAAG ggggaaaaaatgatTGATATGAAaattgaggttaaagcagaagaagagttGTATATGAGGGATGATCAACTGTCTATGAAGGAAACGGAAATGAAGCTGGAAATTACTAAGAAGGAATCTTCTCTAGATATCAGTACag GTGGAGGCTGGAGTACCCCagagagacatttttttttatcacaggatTGTAACAAAGAGGATAATGGCATGGCACAATATTCTTCAGAAGTTAGCCTTGGTACCCAATACATACATCACAGATTTGATCAAGTGGAGAGATCAACAGATCCTTTTAATTCCGAGGAATCAAATGATAAATCACAAACCATTATTCCAAATGTCCAGTCAAGTTGTCACAGTGCAGATGGATCACCAGATCCTTCTAATCCAGAGGAATCCTGTATTCATTTGGATACATGTACAAAGAGAGGTAATGAGATACTTCCATCAGAGTCTGTCCATAACATAGGGAATCAAAAAGTCGAGTTTCAACTTCTATGTCCAGAATGTGGGAAAGGTTTTAAAATGAAAAGGTCACTCCACATACATCAGATGAGCCACACTGGCAAGAAGATCTATTCTTGCCCAGATTGCGAAAAACTGTACATAACATACTGTGGCCTTGTTGCACACAAGAAACTTCACGCCGGTGAAAAGCCCTACACATGTTTCAAGTGCGAGGCGTCTTTCAGGCTCAGATCGCAACTCACTGCCCACCAGAAAGTCCACTATGAGCAGAAGCCCTTCTCATGTTCCGAGTGCGAGAAGTCCTTCATGACAAAACAAGAACTCGTTCATCACCAGAGAACGCACACCGGGGAAAAGCCCTTCCCTTGTTCTGAGTGCGGAAGGTCTTTCGCACGAACGTCCCAACTCAAAAGACACTACAGAGTCCACACCGGCGAGAAGCacttttcctgttcagagtgccaTAAATGCTTCTCCACTAAAATGATCCGTGATAGTCATATGAGAGTTCACACCGGCGAGAGGCCGTATTCCTGTCCGGATTGTTGCAGATGTTTTACGCAAAAAGGGGCATTAACCGTCCACCAGAAAAAGCACCATCACACCAGCAGGGACTGCTAA